A single genomic interval of Nocardioides nitrophenolicus harbors:
- a CDS encoding DUF2752 domain-containing protein — protein MVPPVLVVGGLAAATLALHLRDPHEQGSWGACPFALSGFYCPGCGGLRAVNDLGNLQLGAAASSNLLFVLALPFVVYALARWTAGRWTGTAWVVSERRMLTLTGVLLAAMLVFAVLRNLPVGAWLAP, from the coding sequence ATGGTGCCGCCCGTCCTCGTCGTCGGCGGCCTGGCCGCGGCGACCCTCGCCCTGCACCTGCGCGACCCGCACGAGCAGGGCAGCTGGGGTGCGTGCCCCTTCGCGCTGAGCGGGTTCTACTGCCCCGGCTGCGGCGGCCTGCGGGCCGTGAACGACCTCGGCAACCTCCAGCTCGGCGCGGCCGCGTCGAGCAACCTGCTCTTCGTGCTGGCGCTGCCGTTCGTGGTCTACGCGCTGGCGCGCTGGACGGCCGGTCGCTGGACCGGGACCGCCTGGGTGGTCTCGGAGCGGCGGATGCTGACCCTCACCGGTGTGCTGCTCGCCGCGATGCTGGTGTTCGCGGTACTGCGCAACCTCCCGGTCGGGGCCTGGCTGGCG
- a CDS encoding HGxxPAAW family protein, with product MADNHGNTPAAWSAVLVALLGFVVGAIGMSLHPLNWTLFWVGTAVVIAGGVVFLVMAKMGFHEAGH from the coding sequence ATGGCCGACAACCACGGCAACACCCCCGCGGCCTGGTCCGCCGTTCTCGTCGCGCTCCTGGGCTTCGTCGTGGGCGCGATCGGCATGTCCCTGCACCCGCTCAACTGGACCCTGTTCTGGGTCGGCACCGCCGTGGTGATCGCCGGCGGCGTGGTGTTCCTGGTGATGGCCAAGATGGGCTTCCACGAGGCCGGCCACTGA
- a CDS encoding Trp biosynthesis-associated membrane protein, whose protein sequence is MAEPRSTFGPVVLLGLAGSGFAALAGHKAMLAIPEATLTAAGGIAPTVGDRSVEFPLAGALALVALAAWGVLLVTRGIVRRGAAVLALLGAAGVLVVVVVGGFVQDDDAAADLATRLGLNLAAVDVERSGWLWVAIGCSLVALVAAAAAVRLVPSWPEMGSRYDAPTGAASSSAPVAGQDPAEQSNLDLWKSLDEGHDPTDE, encoded by the coding sequence GTGGCTGAGCCCCGCAGCACCTTCGGCCCGGTCGTCCTGCTCGGCCTCGCCGGCAGCGGCTTCGCGGCGCTCGCCGGTCACAAGGCGATGCTGGCGATCCCGGAGGCGACGCTCACCGCGGCCGGCGGCATCGCCCCGACCGTCGGCGACCGGTCGGTCGAGTTCCCGCTCGCCGGAGCCCTCGCGCTGGTGGCGCTGGCCGCCTGGGGCGTGCTGCTGGTCACCCGCGGCATCGTGCGCCGCGGCGCCGCGGTCCTGGCGCTGCTCGGCGCGGCCGGCGTCCTGGTCGTCGTGGTGGTCGGCGGCTTCGTGCAGGACGACGACGCCGCGGCCGACCTCGCCACCCGGCTCGGCCTCAACCTGGCCGCGGTCGACGTCGAGCGCAGTGGCTGGCTGTGGGTCGCCATCGGCTGCTCCCTCGTCGCCCTGGTCGCCGCGGCCGCGGCCGTGCGCCTGGTGCCGTCGTGGCCCGAGATGGGCAGCCGGTACGACGCCCCGACGGGCGCCGCGTCCAGCAGCGCCCCGGTCGCCGGCCAGGACCCGGCCGAGCAGTCGAACCTCGACCTGTGGAAGTCCCTCGACGAGGGGCACGACCCCACGGACGAGTGA
- the hisI gene encoding phosphoribosyl-AMP cyclohydrolase encodes MELVTSLDPAIADRLKRTPDGLVPAVVQQHDTGEVLMLAWMDDEALHRTLTTGRATYWSRSRGEYWVKGETSGNPQAVKEVRLDCDGDTLLVKVDQVGVACHTGARTCFDDGLLGG; translated from the coding sequence ATGGAGCTCGTGACCTCTCTCGACCCCGCGATCGCCGACCGCCTCAAGCGCACCCCCGACGGGCTGGTGCCGGCGGTGGTGCAGCAGCACGACACCGGTGAGGTGCTGATGCTGGCGTGGATGGACGACGAGGCCCTGCACCGCACCCTGACGACGGGACGGGCCACCTACTGGAGCCGCTCGCGTGGGGAGTACTGGGTCAAGGGCGAGACCTCCGGCAACCCGCAGGCCGTCAAGGAGGTCCGGCTCGACTGCGACGGCGACACGCTGCTGGTCAAGGTCGACCAGGTCGGCGTGGCCTGCCACACCGGCGCCCGCACCTGCTTCGACGACGGGCTGCTCGGTGGCTGA
- a CDS encoding ABC transporter ATP-binding protein has protein sequence MSSTLSPERGAAHTRLATGEEIGAWETIRRGIRHSPELTEGIGWTLTLAVIASVGQVVVPIAVQQTIDKGLHGAGGPDVSFTTWLALAAGLAIVVTSWASYAMTARLFSTAERGLATLRVKAFRHVHDLPLLTQNTERRGALVSRVTSDVDQVSQFLVFGGLIFVVSVGQMLIATVVMVFYSWQLAIVVWVCFAPLFLSLRYFQRKLAAAYGTVRRQVGVLLSAVSEPVVGAAVVKSYAIEARTQERIDTAIEAHKSASTRAQGFTAFSFSLGGISAGIANAGVLIVGIWLGQGFAWGEGITAGEVLAFAFLVTLFVGPVQMGTQILTDAQNAIAGWRRVIGILDTPADLVDPGADGRSLPKGAIDVRFEEVSFAYPGGVEVLSGIDLVIPAGQRVAVVGETGSGKSTIAKLLTRLMDPSRGRVLLDGVDLREVAESALRRSVVLVPQEGFLFDDTLAANVRYGRLGATEAEIREAADTIGLGDWLAGLPDGVDTRVGQRGESLSAGERQLVALLRAQLADPDLLVLDEATSAVDPELETRIGRALERLMSGRTSVTIAHRLSTAEAADVVVVVDRGRVVQHGPHAELVRQPDTPYARLHASWVAQHGRPG, from the coding sequence GTGAGCAGCACCCTGTCCCCGGAGCGGGGCGCCGCGCACACCCGGCTCGCCACGGGCGAGGAGATCGGCGCCTGGGAGACCATCCGCCGCGGCATCCGCCACTCGCCCGAGCTGACCGAGGGCATCGGCTGGACCCTGACCCTCGCCGTGATCGCGTCCGTCGGCCAGGTCGTCGTCCCGATCGCGGTCCAGCAGACCATCGACAAGGGCCTGCACGGCGCCGGCGGTCCCGACGTCTCGTTCACGACCTGGCTCGCACTGGCGGCCGGGCTCGCGATCGTGGTGACCAGCTGGGCGTCGTACGCCATGACGGCGCGGCTGTTCTCCACCGCCGAGCGCGGCCTGGCGACGCTGCGGGTCAAGGCGTTCCGCCACGTCCACGACCTGCCGCTGCTCACCCAGAACACCGAGCGCCGGGGCGCCCTCGTCTCGCGGGTCACCAGCGATGTCGACCAGGTCAGCCAGTTCCTGGTGTTCGGCGGCCTGATCTTCGTGGTGAGCGTCGGGCAGATGCTCATCGCGACCGTGGTGATGGTGTTCTACAGCTGGCAGCTCGCGATCGTGGTGTGGGTCTGCTTCGCCCCGCTGTTCTTGAGCCTGCGCTACTTCCAGCGCAAGCTGGCCGCCGCCTACGGCACCGTACGACGCCAGGTCGGCGTGCTGCTGTCCGCCGTCTCCGAGCCGGTGGTCGGGGCGGCGGTCGTCAAGTCCTACGCGATCGAGGCTCGCACCCAGGAGCGGATCGACACCGCGATCGAGGCCCACAAGTCCGCCAGCACCCGCGCCCAGGGCTTCACGGCCTTCTCCTTCAGCCTCGGCGGGATCTCGGCCGGGATCGCCAACGCCGGCGTGCTGATCGTCGGGATCTGGCTGGGCCAGGGCTTCGCCTGGGGTGAGGGGATCACGGCGGGCGAGGTGCTCGCGTTCGCGTTCCTGGTGACGCTGTTCGTCGGCCCGGTGCAGATGGGCACCCAGATCCTCACCGACGCCCAGAACGCGATCGCCGGCTGGCGGCGCGTGATCGGCATCCTGGACACCCCGGCCGACCTCGTCGACCCGGGTGCCGACGGCCGGAGCCTGCCGAAGGGAGCGATCGACGTCCGCTTCGAGGAGGTGTCCTTCGCCTATCCCGGCGGCGTCGAGGTGCTCTCCGGCATCGACCTGGTGATCCCCGCGGGTCAGCGGGTCGCGGTGGTCGGCGAGACCGGCTCCGGCAAGTCCACCATCGCCAAGCTGCTCACCCGGCTGATGGACCCCAGCCGGGGCCGGGTCCTGCTCGACGGCGTCGACCTGCGCGAGGTGGCCGAGAGCGCGCTGCGCCGCAGCGTCGTCCTCGTCCCGCAGGAGGGCTTCCTCTTCGACGACACCTTGGCCGCGAACGTCCGCTACGGCCGGCTCGGCGCCACCGAGGCCGAGATCCGCGAGGCGGCCGACACCATCGGCCTCGGCGACTGGCTCGCCGGCCTGCCCGACGGCGTCGACACCCGGGTCGGGCAGCGCGGGGAGTCGCTGTCGGCGGGCGAGCGCCAGCTCGTCGCGCTGCTCCGCGCCCAGCTCGCCGACCCCGACCTGCTCGTCCTCGACGAGGCCACCAGCGCGGTCGACCCCGAGCTGGAGACCCGGATCGGCCGGGCCCTGGAGCGGCTGATGAGCGGGCGGACCTCGGTCACCATCGCCCACCGGCTCTCGACGGCCGAGGCCGCCGACGTCGTCGTTGTCGTCGACCGGGGCCGGGTCGTGCAGCACGGCCCGCATGCCGAGCTGGTGCGGCAGCCCGACACCCCCTACGCGAGGCTGCACGCCTCGTGGGTGGCGCAGCACGGCCGACCGGGATAA
- a CDS encoding ABC transporter ATP-binding protein, protein MSTGSRTTSAGFGVLWVAIKREPWIFAVSTVGSVLFGALTVADAWVLGWSTDHVVLPAFRDGEIGAGLLWAVLGLFVGVAILRAVGIVARRLGAGVMQYRMQAHSRRAVTRQYLRLPMEWHQRHPTGELLSNANADVEAAWGPIAPLPMAVGTVAMMVIAVVQMLLTDLVLAAVGLLVFPLVIGVNVVYQRLAQGWATRAQELRAELSEIAHESFDGALVVKTLGREPEETQRFRAKAEELREANIRVGRIRAAFDPTLAALPNLAVLVVLVIGVHRVVSGATVAGDVVTVAYLLTVVAFPIRSIGWLLGDFPRSVVGYRRVAAVIAATGAMEYGDRPAPASPGGARLEVDGAAFGYTPERPLLRELTFDVEPGRTVALVGATASGKSTLTGLLARLVDVDAGAIRVDGTDLRELRRGGLAELLAVVPQSAFLFDDTVRGNVTLGLDVPDEDVWAALRTAQADGFVAALPEGLDTRLGERGTSLSGGQRQRLSLARALVRRPRLLVLDDATSAVDPEVEARILAGLGDTDTTLVVVAYRKATIGLADEVLYLVDGRIADRGPHEELVARNADYARLVNAYETEHEEVTA, encoded by the coding sequence GTGAGCACAGGAAGCCGTACGACGTCCGCCGGCTTCGGCGTGCTCTGGGTGGCGATCAAGCGGGAGCCGTGGATCTTCGCGGTGTCGACGGTCGGCAGCGTCCTGTTCGGTGCGCTGACGGTGGCGGACGCCTGGGTGCTGGGCTGGTCGACGGACCACGTGGTGCTGCCCGCGTTCCGCGACGGCGAGATCGGCGCGGGCCTGCTGTGGGCGGTGCTCGGGCTGTTCGTCGGGGTCGCGATCCTGCGCGCGGTGGGCATCGTGGCGCGCCGGCTCGGGGCGGGCGTCATGCAGTACCGGATGCAGGCCCACAGCCGCCGCGCGGTCACCCGCCAGTACCTCCGCCTGCCCATGGAGTGGCACCAGCGCCATCCCACCGGTGAGCTGCTGTCCAACGCGAACGCCGACGTCGAGGCGGCCTGGGGACCGATCGCGCCACTGCCGATGGCGGTCGGAACCGTCGCGATGATGGTGATCGCGGTCGTGCAGATGCTGCTGACCGACCTGGTCCTCGCGGCCGTCGGGCTGCTGGTGTTCCCGCTCGTCATCGGCGTCAACGTCGTCTACCAACGCCTCGCGCAGGGCTGGGCAACCCGCGCCCAGGAGCTGCGCGCCGAGCTGTCCGAGATCGCCCACGAGTCCTTCGACGGCGCGCTCGTGGTCAAGACGCTCGGCCGTGAGCCCGAGGAGACCCAGCGGTTCCGGGCCAAGGCCGAGGAGCTGCGCGAGGCCAACATCAGGGTCGGCCGGATCAGGGCGGCCTTCGATCCCACCCTGGCCGCGCTGCCCAATCTCGCGGTCCTGGTCGTGCTGGTCATCGGCGTGCACCGCGTGGTGTCCGGCGCGACCGTGGCCGGCGACGTGGTGACCGTCGCCTACCTGCTCACCGTCGTCGCCTTCCCGATCCGCTCGATCGGCTGGCTGCTGGGCGACTTCCCGCGCAGCGTGGTCGGCTACCGCCGGGTCGCCGCGGTGATCGCCGCCACCGGCGCGATGGAGTACGGCGACCGCCCGGCCCCGGCGAGCCCCGGCGGCGCCCGCCTCGAGGTCGACGGCGCCGCCTTCGGCTACACCCCCGAACGGCCGCTGCTGCGCGAGCTCACCTTCGACGTCGAGCCGGGCCGCACGGTCGCCCTGGTCGGCGCGACCGCGTCCGGCAAGAGCACGCTGACCGGACTGCTGGCGCGGCTGGTCGACGTCGACGCCGGCGCGATCCGGGTCGACGGCACCGACCTGCGCGAGCTGCGCCGGGGCGGGCTCGCGGAGCTGCTGGCCGTCGTACCGCAGAGCGCCTTCCTGTTCGACGACACGGTGCGCGGCAATGTCACCCTCGGCCTCGACGTCCCCGACGAGGACGTGTGGGCCGCGCTGCGCACCGCCCAGGCCGACGGCTTCGTGGCTGCCCTGCCCGAGGGACTCGACACCCGGCTGGGGGAGCGCGGCACCTCCCTGTCGGGCGGCCAGCGACAGCGGCTCTCGCTCGCGCGGGCACTGGTGCGGCGTCCGCGCCTGCTGGTCCTCGACGACGCCACCTCGGCGGTCGACCCGGAGGTGGAGGCGCGGATCCTGGCCGGCCTCGGCGACACCGACACCACCCTGGTCGTCGTCGCCTACCGCAAGGCCACCATCGGCCTGGCCGACGAGGTGCTCTACCTCGTCGACGGCCGGATCGCCGACCGCGGCCCCCACGAGGAGCTGGTCGCGCGCAACGCCGACTACGCCCGCCTGGTCAACGCCTACGAGACCGAGCACGAGGAGGTGACGGCGTGA
- a CDS encoding helix-turn-helix transcriptional regulator, with translation MPGRDILEDWEEIAADFGHRVRALRLARGMTQEQLGHAVSLSRNQVQNIESSRNNSRDADGRRVGGTANPRLETVYALARVLGVEVTELMRH, from the coding sequence GTGCCCGGCCGCGACATCCTCGAGGACTGGGAGGAGATCGCGGCCGACTTCGGCCACCGGGTCCGGGCCCTGCGGCTGGCGCGGGGGATGACTCAGGAGCAGCTCGGCCACGCGGTCTCGTTGAGCCGCAACCAGGTGCAGAACATCGAGAGCTCGCGCAACAACAGCCGCGACGCCGACGGCCGTCGCGTCGGCGGTACGGCGAACCCGCGGCTCGAGACCGTCTACGCCCTTGCCCGGGTGCTCGGGGTCGAGGTCACCGAGCTGATGCGGCACTGA
- the hisF gene encoding imidazole glycerol phosphate synthase subunit HisF — MSVAVRVIPCLDVDAGRVVKGVNFQELRDAGDPVELARLYDAEGADELTFLDISASHEGRATTMDIVSATAEQVFIPLTVGGGVSSVDDVDRLLRAGADKIAVNTAAIRRPELISEIADRFGNQVLVLSVDARRAGDQAPGDSGFEVTTHGGRRSAGIDAVEWAVRAAELGAGEILLNAMDADGTTDGFDLELIRKVRAEVSIPVIASGGAGAVEHFPPAVEAGADAVLAATVFHFGTLRIAEVKASLAAAGVPVR; from the coding sequence ATGAGCGTCGCGGTGCGGGTCATCCCGTGCCTCGACGTCGACGCCGGCCGGGTGGTCAAGGGCGTGAACTTCCAGGAGCTCCGCGACGCCGGCGACCCGGTCGAGCTGGCCCGGCTCTACGACGCCGAAGGAGCTGACGAGCTCACCTTCCTCGACATCTCCGCCTCCCACGAGGGCCGCGCGACGACGATGGACATCGTCTCGGCGACCGCCGAGCAGGTCTTCATCCCGCTCACCGTCGGCGGGGGCGTCTCCTCGGTCGACGACGTCGACCGGCTACTGCGTGCCGGCGCCGACAAGATCGCGGTCAACACCGCCGCGATCCGCCGCCCCGAGCTGATCTCCGAGATCGCCGACCGCTTCGGCAACCAGGTGCTGGTGCTCTCCGTCGACGCCCGCCGGGCCGGCGACCAGGCGCCCGGCGACTCGGGCTTCGAGGTCACCACCCACGGCGGACGCCGGTCGGCCGGCATCGACGCCGTCGAGTGGGCCGTGCGCGCCGCCGAGCTGGGCGCCGGCGAGATCCTGCTCAACGCCATGGACGCCGACGGCACCACCGACGGCTTCGACCTGGAGCTGATCCGCAAGGTCCGCGCCGAGGTCTCCATCCCCGTCATCGCCTCCGGTGGGGCGGGCGCGGTCGAGCACTTCCCGCCCGCCGTCGAGGCCGGCGCCGACGCGGTGCTGGCGGCCACCGTGTTCCACTTCGGCACCCTCCGCATCGCCGAGGTGAAGGCATCCCTGGCGGCGGCAGGTGTGCCGGTCCGCTGA
- the priA gene encoding bifunctional 1-(5-phosphoribosyl)-5-((5-phosphoribosylamino)methylideneamino)imidazole-4-carboxamide isomerase/phosphoribosylanthranilate isomerase PriA, with protein sequence MTGYLELLPAVDIKGGQAVQLVQGVDGSEKRFGDPIEAALRWQEAGAEWIHLVDLDAAFGHGNNRELQAAIVGRLDIQVEMSGGIRDDESLEAAMATGCRRVNIGTAALEQPEWCARAIATYGDRVAVGLDVRGRTLAARGWTKEGGDLYETLARLDAEGCARYVVTDVNKDGMLQGPNLQLLEDVCAATSRPVVASGGVTTLDDIRALMKLVPVGVEGAIAGTALYTGQFTLEDALALTRGGLV encoded by the coding sequence ATGACCGGCTACCTGGAGCTGCTGCCCGCCGTCGACATCAAGGGCGGCCAGGCCGTCCAGCTGGTGCAGGGCGTGGACGGCTCCGAGAAGCGCTTCGGCGACCCGATCGAGGCCGCGCTGCGCTGGCAGGAGGCCGGTGCCGAGTGGATCCACCTGGTCGACCTGGACGCCGCGTTCGGCCACGGCAACAACCGCGAGCTGCAGGCGGCGATCGTGGGTCGCCTCGACATCCAGGTCGAGATGAGCGGCGGGATCCGCGACGACGAGTCGCTGGAGGCCGCGATGGCCACCGGCTGCCGGCGCGTCAACATCGGCACCGCCGCCCTCGAGCAGCCGGAGTGGTGTGCCCGTGCCATCGCGACGTACGGAGACCGGGTGGCCGTCGGGCTCGACGTCCGCGGCCGCACCCTGGCCGCCCGTGGCTGGACCAAGGAGGGCGGCGACCTCTACGAGACCCTCGCCCGCCTCGACGCGGAGGGCTGCGCTCGCTACGTCGTCACCGACGTCAACAAGGACGGCATGCTGCAGGGCCCCAACCTGCAGCTGCTCGAGGACGTCTGCGCCGCCACCTCGCGCCCGGTCGTCGCCTCCGGTGGTGTCACCACGCTCGACGACATCCGCGCGCTGATGAAGCTGGTCCCCGTCGGGGTCGAGGGCGCCATCGCCGGGACCGCCCTCTACACCGGGCAGTTCACCCTCGAGGACGCGCTCGCGCTGACCAGGGGCGGGCTCGTATGA
- a CDS encoding DUF6801 domain-containing protein: MTVPQRTLRSVSAGAVLGLAATTAVVLGTSTPASAAAIDFDCALPIGGTDTFTADITTNAPATIPAGTSITPMLNVALTVPEGTADLLRLFQPDQVGGTVQGTTLVDGVARTTTITVPPTAVPASGPIVVSGTGTMAAITAGTEGASHQIAAGNQAVTITIYKTGQAPTPIDVPCTPAAGSNRVISTIGVTAAPASTTTVKAKYAKKARKAKVSATVSAPGATPAGTVTFTLKKGKQVKTKTVAVTAGRAKAVFKKVTAKGRYTVTASYTGTVGASTGTTKLKVR; encoded by the coding sequence ATGACCGTGCCTCAGCGCACTCTCCGCTCCGTCTCCGCCGGAGCCGTTCTCGGCCTCGCGGCCACCACCGCCGTGGTCCTCGGTACGTCGACCCCGGCGTCGGCGGCAGCCATCGACTTCGACTGCGCCCTGCCCATCGGCGGCACGGACACCTTCACCGCCGACATCACCACGAACGCGCCGGCGACGATCCCCGCCGGCACCTCGATCACCCCCATGCTGAACGTCGCGCTCACCGTGCCGGAAGGCACCGCCGACCTCCTGCGACTCTTCCAGCCCGACCAGGTCGGCGGCACCGTCCAGGGCACCACGCTGGTCGACGGCGTCGCCCGGACCACGACGATCACCGTCCCGCCCACGGCCGTGCCGGCCTCCGGCCCGATCGTCGTCAGCGGCACTGGGACCATGGCCGCGATCACCGCGGGGACCGAGGGCGCGAGCCACCAGATCGCCGCCGGCAACCAGGCCGTCACGATCACGATCTACAAGACCGGCCAGGCCCCGACGCCCATCGACGTGCCCTGCACGCCCGCTGCGGGCAGCAACCGGGTGATCAGCACCATCGGCGTCACCGCCGCGCCGGCGTCGACCACCACGGTGAAGGCGAAGTACGCGAAGAAGGCGCGCAAGGCCAAGGTCAGCGCCACCGTCAGCGCGCCCGGCGCGACCCCGGCCGGCACGGTCACCTTCACCTTGAAGAAGGGCAAGCAGGTGAAGACCAAGACCGTCGCGGTCACCGCGGGACGGGCGAAGGCGGTCTTCAAGAAGGTCACCGCGAAGGGCCGCTACACCGTCACGGCGTCGTACACCGGGACGGTCGGCGCCTCCACCGGCACCACCAAGCTCAAGGTCCGCTGA
- the hisH gene encoding imidazole glycerol phosphate synthase subunit HisH, protein MSAPSVVVLDYGSGNLRSAVRAVERAGASVTLTGDLDTAMEADGLLVPGVGAYEACMRGLRAIRGERIIARRLSGGRPVLGICVGMQILFERGIEHGVETEGCGEWPGVVERLQAPIVPHMGWNTVSAPEQTRLFAGIEDERFYFVHSYGVRDWTLVTNDRTPDSHQPLVTWAEHGGDRFVAAVENGPLCATQFHPEKSGDAGAQLLRNWVGSLG, encoded by the coding sequence GTGAGCGCTCCGTCCGTCGTCGTCCTCGACTACGGCTCCGGCAACCTGCGCTCCGCCGTCCGCGCCGTCGAGCGGGCCGGGGCGTCGGTCACCCTCACCGGAGACCTGGACACGGCGATGGAGGCCGACGGGCTGCTGGTGCCCGGCGTCGGCGCCTACGAGGCGTGCATGCGCGGCCTGCGCGCGATCCGCGGCGAGCGGATCATCGCGCGCCGCCTGTCCGGCGGCCGGCCGGTGCTCGGCATCTGCGTGGGCATGCAGATCCTGTTCGAGCGCGGCATCGAGCACGGCGTCGAGACCGAGGGCTGCGGCGAGTGGCCGGGCGTCGTGGAGCGGCTGCAGGCGCCGATCGTCCCGCACATGGGCTGGAACACGGTCTCGGCGCCCGAGCAGACCCGCCTCTTCGCCGGGATCGAGGACGAGCGCTTCTACTTCGTGCACTCCTACGGCGTGCGCGACTGGACCCTGGTCACCAACGACCGCACCCCCGACAGCCACCAGCCGCTGGTCACCTGGGCCGAGCACGGCGGCGACCGCTTCGTCGCGGCCGTCGAGAACGGTCCGCTGTGCGCGACCCAGTTCCACCCGGAGAAGTCGGGCGACGCGGGCGCCCAGCTGCTGCGCAACTGGGTCGGCTCGCTGGGCTGA
- the hisB gene encoding imidazoleglycerol-phosphate dehydratase HisB has protein sequence MTARTARVERQTSESKVLVEVNLDGTGRHDISTGVGFYDHMLTAFARHALVDLTVQTEGDVHIDAHHTTEDTAIALGQALREALGDKAGIRRFGDATVPLDEALVHAVVDVSGRPYCVHTGEPEGQQYVQLGGSGVSYLGSLTQHVFESIAFHGHFALHVRVLAGREPHHIVETQFKAFARAFRDAVALDPRETGIPSTKGAL, from the coding sequence ATGACTGCCAGGACCGCCCGCGTCGAGCGGCAGACCAGCGAGTCCAAGGTCCTCGTCGAGGTGAACCTCGACGGCACCGGCCGCCACGACATCTCCACCGGCGTGGGCTTCTACGACCACATGCTCACCGCCTTCGCGCGCCACGCGCTGGTCGACCTCACCGTGCAGACCGAGGGCGACGTCCACATCGACGCCCACCACACGACCGAGGACACCGCGATCGCGCTGGGCCAGGCGCTGCGCGAGGCGCTGGGGGACAAGGCGGGCATCCGCCGCTTCGGCGACGCCACCGTCCCGCTCGACGAGGCGCTGGTGCACGCCGTCGTCGACGTCTCGGGCCGTCCCTACTGCGTCCACACCGGCGAGCCCGAGGGCCAGCAGTACGTCCAGCTCGGTGGCTCCGGGGTGTCGTACCTCGGCTCGCTGACCCAGCACGTCTTCGAGTCGATCGCCTTCCACGGCCACTTCGCGCTGCACGTGCGGGTGCTCGCCGGTCGCGAGCCGCACCACATCGTCGAGACCCAGTTCAAGGCGTTCGCCCGGGCGTTCCGCGACGCGGTCGCGCTCGACCCGCGCGAGACGGGCATCCCGTCCACGAAGGGTGCTCTGTGA
- a CDS encoding histidinol-phosphate transaminase, translating into MSAAAWPPLRAELRGIEPYGAPQLDVPVQLNVNENPYGPSEACIADIAAAAAAAASTLNRYPDREFTALREALAAYLSRDAPAGIVPEQVWAANGSNEVMLQLLQAFGGPGRTALSFAPTYSMYPEYARDTSTRWVAGRRAEDFALDLDAARDLVKTEQPSVILLPSPNNPTGTALPPEAVAVLCEAAGEEGIVVVDEAYGEFRRAGVPSALELLPVHRNLVVTRTMSKAFAGAGLRLGYLAAAPEICDAIRVVRLPYHLSAVTQAVALAALDHAPELLGKVDDLRRERDVLVEWLRAESYDVADSDANFVLFGRFADRHAVWQGLLDRGVLIRETGPEGWLRVSVGTPAEMAAFRSALTEVEGERA; encoded by the coding sequence ATGAGCGCGGCCGCTTGGCCGCCGCTGCGCGCGGAGCTGCGCGGGATCGAGCCCTACGGCGCCCCGCAGCTCGACGTACCGGTCCAGCTCAACGTCAACGAGAACCCCTACGGTCCCTCCGAGGCGTGCATCGCCGACATCGCGGCGGCGGCGGCCGCGGCGGCGAGCACGCTCAACCGCTATCCCGACCGCGAGTTCACCGCGCTGCGCGAGGCACTCGCGGCCTACCTCTCGCGGGACGCGCCCGCCGGGATCGTGCCCGAGCAGGTGTGGGCGGCCAACGGGTCCAACGAGGTGATGCTCCAGCTGCTGCAGGCCTTCGGCGGACCCGGCCGCACCGCACTGAGCTTCGCGCCGACGTACTCGATGTATCCGGAGTACGCCCGCGACACCAGCACCCGCTGGGTCGCGGGTCGGCGGGCCGAGGACTTCGCGCTCGACCTCGACGCGGCGCGCGACCTGGTCAAGACCGAGCAGCCGAGCGTGATCCTGCTGCCCAGCCCCAACAACCCGACCGGCACCGCGCTGCCGCCGGAGGCGGTGGCCGTGCTCTGCGAGGCCGCGGGCGAGGAGGGGATCGTCGTCGTCGACGAGGCGTACGGCGAGTTCCGGCGGGCCGGGGTGCCGAGCGCGCTCGAGCTGCTGCCGGTCCACCGCAACCTCGTGGTCACGCGCACCATGAGCAAGGCCTTCGCGGGGGCCGGGCTGCGGCTGGGCTACCTCGCCGCGGCGCCGGAGATCTGCGACGCGATCCGGGTGGTGCGGCTGCCGTACCACCTCTCCGCCGTCACCCAGGCGGTCGCGCTCGCCGCGCTGGACCACGCGCCCGAGCTGCTCGGCAAGGTCGACGACCTGCGCCGCGAGCGCGACGTGCTGGTCGAGTGGCTGCGCGCCGAGTCCTACGACGTCGCCGACTCGGACGCGAATTTCGTGTTGTTTGGGCGATTCGCCGACCGTCATGCTGTCTGGCAGGGTCTCCTCGACCGGGGAGTCCTGATCCGGGAGACCGGGCCCGAGGGATGGTTGCGGGTCTCGGTCGGCACCCCCGCGGAGATGGCGGCCTTCCGGTCCGCCCTGACTGAGGTAGAGGGAGAGCGCGCATGA